A section of the Falco biarmicus isolate bFalBia1 chromosome 3, bFalBia1.pri, whole genome shotgun sequence genome encodes:
- the TUBB6 gene encoding tubulin beta-6 chain → MREIVHIQAGQCGNQIGTKFWEVISDEHGIDPAGGYVGDSALQLERINVYYNESSSQKFVPRAVLVDLEPGTMDSVRSGPFGQLFRPDNFIFGQTGAGNNWAKGHYTEGAELVDSVLDVVRKECEHCDCLQGFQLTHSLGGGTGSGMGTLLISKIREEYPDRIMNTFSVMPSPKVSDTVVEPYNATLSVHQLVENTDETYCIDNEALYDICFRTLKLTTPTYGDLNHLVSATMSGVTTSLRFPGQLNADLRKLAVNMVPFPRLHFFMPGFAPLTARGSQQYRALTVPELTQQMFDAKNMMAACDPRHGRYLTVATVFRGPMSMKEVDEQMLAIQNKNSSYFVEWIPNNVKVAVCDIPPRGLKMASTFIGNSTAIQELFKRISEQFSAMFRRKAFLHWFTGEGMDEMEFTEAESNMNDLVSEYQQYQEATANDGEEAFEDDEEEINE, encoded by the exons ATGAGGGAGATCGTGCACATCCAGGCGGGCCAGTGCGGAAACCAGATCGGGACCAAG TTTTGGGAAGTGATAAGCGACGAGCACGGCATTGACCCGGCCGGAGGCTATGTTGGTGACTCAGCGCTGCAGCTGGAAAGGATCAATGTCTACTATAATGAATCATCGT CCCAGAAATTTGTACCAAGAGCAGTCTTGGTGGACTTGGAACCAGGAACCATGGATAGCGTGCGATCTGGTCCTTTTGGTCAGCTCTTTCGGCCTGATAATTTCATCTTTG GACAAACTGGTGCAGGAAACAACTGGGCTAAAGGACATTATACAGAAGGGGCAGAGTTGGTTGACTCTGTACTTGATGTAGTAAGAAAAGAGTGCGAACACTGTGATTGCTTGCAAGGATTTCAGCTCACTCATTCCCTGGGAGGAGGGACAGGGTCTGGCATGGGAACCCTACTCATCAGCAAGATACGAGAGGAATATCCAGACAGGATAATGAATACCTTTAGTGTCATGCCCTCCCCAAAGGTTTCTGATACAGTGGTGGAGCCTTACAATGCTACGCTCTCAGTCCACCAACTGGttgaaaatacagatgaaaCCTACTGCATTGACAATGAAGCTTTGTATGACATTTGCTTCCGTACCCTGAAGCTCACCACTCCAACGTACGGTGATTTAAACCACTTGGTTTCCGCTACCATGAGCGGGGTAACTACATCCCTGCGTTTTCCAGGCCAACTAAATGCTGACCTCCGGAAGCTGGCAGTAAATATGGTCCCTTTCCCACGCCTTCACTTTTTCATGCCAGGCTTCGCTCCTTTGACAGCTCGAGGCAGCCAACAATATCGAGCACTCACTGTTCCAGAGCTCACCCAGCAGATGTTTGATGCCAAAAATATGATGGCAGCCTGTGACCCAAGACACGGGCGATATCTGACAGTGGCTACTGTCTTCCGTGGTCCCATGTCCATGAAGGAGGTTGATGAGCAGATGTTGGCCATCCAGAACAAGAACAGCAGTTACTTTGTGGAGTGGATCCCAAACAATGTCAAGGTGGCAGTGTGTGACATACCTCCTCGTGGCCTCAAGATGGCTTCCACATTCATTGGCAACAGTACTGCTATTCAAGAGCTCTTCAAAAGGATCTCGGAGCAGTTTTCAGCCATGTTCAGGCGAAAGGCTTTCCTCCACTGGTTCACAGGAGAAGGAATGGATGAAATGGAATTTACAGAAGCGGAAAGCAACATGAATGATCTGGTTTCAGAGTATCAGCAGTACCaagaagcaacagcaaatgATGGAGAGGAAGCATTtgaagatgatgaagaggaAATCAATGAATAA